A DNA window from Candidatus Sulfidibacterium hydrothermale contains the following coding sequences:
- a CDS encoding SUMF1/EgtB/PvdO family nonheme iron enzyme: MATKMLKLNKIFVIFLSLSSFMIFGTSCSNKGGGKNVSRTTGWAYNDPKNGGFEVAPAKEQKTGPGLVFIEGGTFTMGATQETPFYEWDNRPHQETVNSFYMDETEVSNLDYLEYIYWLQRVYGADYPTVVKKALPDTTVWLNKMTYNEPLVENYFRHPAYHDYPVVGVSWLQANDYAAWRTDRVNEQLLINAGYLDYDPDQKDDNSFNTEAYLSGQYQGLVKEGKKDLNPNGTGVRKVGYGDGILLPHYRLPTEAEWEYAALGLVGNTVNNRIVERKTYPWNGESLRSTNKRHFGSFMANFKIAKGDYMGVAGDLNDAASIPAPVFSYWPNDFGLYNMAGNVSEWVLDRYSPTAFSEVSDFDPYFGDNFKVIKRDADGQVAQKDSLGRIPMVPLSKSKMAQLESNGPPPDNFNMSETKRKGFAEYGVTSLINSKSRVIKGGSWKDPPYYLSPGVRRYMDEDKSSATVGFRCAMSRVGSPEASKKARRK; this comes from the coding sequence ATGGCAACAAAAATGCTAAAGCTGAATAAAATTTTTGTTATTTTTCTTTCACTCAGCAGCTTCATGATTTTTGGCACATCATGCAGCAACAAAGGAGGAGGGAAAAATGTTTCGCGTACTACCGGATGGGCATACAACGATCCGAAAAACGGCGGTTTTGAAGTGGCTCCGGCCAAAGAACAAAAAACAGGTCCGGGACTCGTTTTTATTGAAGGAGGTACTTTCACTATGGGAGCCACACAGGAAACTCCTTTTTACGAGTGGGACAACCGCCCCCATCAGGAAACGGTGAATAGTTTTTACATGGACGAAACGGAAGTTAGCAACTTAGACTATCTGGAATATATTTACTGGTTACAGCGGGTTTACGGAGCCGATTATCCTACAGTGGTAAAAAAAGCCCTTCCCGACACCACGGTTTGGCTCAACAAAATGACCTACAACGAACCCCTGGTGGAAAATTATTTCCGCCACCCGGCTTATCATGATTATCCTGTAGTAGGAGTCAGCTGGTTACAAGCCAATGATTATGCTGCATGGCGTACCGACCGCGTTAACGAACAACTGCTTATCAATGCCGGATACCTGGACTATGACCCAGACCAAAAAGATGACAACAGTTTTAATACAGAAGCTTATCTTTCAGGACAATATCAAGGACTGGTAAAAGAAGGCAAGAAAGATTTAAATCCGAACGGAACCGGAGTACGAAAAGTCGGTTACGGAGACGGAATCTTACTACCACACTACCGCTTACCCACCGAAGCCGAATGGGAATATGCCGCACTGGGATTGGTAGGAAACACGGTAAACAACCGTATTGTGGAAAGGAAAACCTATCCCTGGAACGGAGAAAGTTTGCGTTCAACAAATAAAAGACATTTCGGCAGCTTTATGGCTAACTTCAAAATTGCCAAAGGCGATTATATGGGGGTAGCCGGCGATCTGAATGATGCAGCCAGTATTCCGGCACCGGTTTTCTCTTACTGGCCTAATGATTTTGGCTTGTACAACATGGCCGGAAACGTGAGCGAATGGGTTCTCGACCGTTATTCACCCACTGCTTTCAGTGAAGTTTCCGATTTTGATCCGTATTTCGGTGATAATTTTAAAGTCATCAAAAGAGATGCTGACGGTCAGGTAGCCCAAAAAGACAGTTTAGGCCGCATTCCGATGGTACCATTGAGCAAAAGCAAAATGGCCCAGTTAGAAAGCAACGGACCGCCGCCGGATAACTTTAACATGAGCGAAACCAAACGCAAAGGATTTGCAGAATATGGTGTTACATCGCTGATAAACAGCAAATCAAGAGTAATCAAAGGAGGCTCGTGGAAAGATCCGCCGTATTACCTGAGTCCGGGTGTTCGCCGGTACATGGATGAAGATAAATCATCGGCTACAGTAGGTTTCCGCTGCGCCATGAGCCGTGTAGGAAGTCCGGAAGCATCAAAAAAAGCAAGAAGAAAGTAA
- a CDS encoding UDP-N-acetylmuramoyl-tripeptide--D-alanyl-D-alanine ligase: MNTKTLYQLFQKTGKVCTDTRQMEDGCLFFALSGENFNGNRFAPQALEKGAVAVIVDDPEVVPPDNDPRYILVENSLQALQELAQYHRCQFTLPVLAITGTNGKTTTKELCAAVLASEKNICATQGNFNNHIGVPLTLLNINKQTEVAIVEMGANHPGEIAALCQMAQPTHGLITNIGKAHLEGFGDFDGVIKTKNELYQWIKSKDGLVFVHRNNPLLMELSGQIRRITYGTPPADVAGILKQNQTSIVVEWEKYGEIKTRLYGSYNFANVMAAIAVGNYFGVKNNNIRQAIEKYEPKNNRSQWVFSSHNQIILDAYNANPESMALAIDDFVGHHFPHPLLILGDMFELGKAEEAEHLKIVEKLKNTGIDDIILTGKAFYKAGAGTPWKRFKTTEEAIRFLQSHPVKNRHILVKGSRGMALESLIQYL; the protein is encoded by the coding sequence ATGAACACGAAAACCTTATATCAGCTTTTTCAGAAAACGGGCAAAGTATGTACCGATACCCGTCAAATGGAAGACGGATGTTTGTTTTTTGCCCTTTCAGGAGAAAATTTTAATGGAAACCGTTTTGCCCCACAAGCACTGGAAAAAGGCGCCGTTGCCGTGATTGTTGATGACCCGGAAGTTGTTCCGCCGGACAATGATCCGAGATACATTCTGGTTGAAAACAGTTTACAGGCTTTACAAGAACTGGCCCAATACCATCGCTGTCAGTTTACCCTTCCTGTTTTGGCAATTACCGGAACCAACGGGAAAACCACGACCAAAGAACTTTGTGCAGCCGTTCTTGCTTCTGAAAAAAATATTTGCGCCACGCAGGGGAATTTCAACAACCATATTGGCGTTCCGCTTACCCTTTTAAACATCAACAAACAAACGGAAGTTGCCATTGTGGAAATGGGAGCCAACCATCCGGGAGAAATCGCGGCATTGTGCCAAATGGCCCAGCCTACCCACGGGCTGATCACCAACATAGGGAAAGCCCATCTTGAAGGTTTTGGTGATTTTGACGGAGTAATCAAAACCAAAAACGAATTATACCAATGGATAAAATCTAAAGACGGACTCGTTTTTGTTCACCGGAACAATCCGCTGCTCATGGAGCTTTCCGGACAAATCCGGCGCATTACCTACGGAACCCCGCCAGCCGATGTAGCCGGAATTTTAAAGCAAAATCAAACATCCATTGTTGTGGAATGGGAAAAATATGGCGAAATAAAAACCCGTCTTTACGGCAGCTATAATTTTGCCAATGTGATGGCAGCAATAGCCGTAGGCAATTACTTTGGGGTCAAAAACAACAACATCCGGCAGGCTATTGAAAAATACGAACCCAAAAACAACCGGTCACAATGGGTTTTTTCTTCTCACAATCAGATCATCCTGGATGCATACAATGCCAATCCGGAAAGTATGGCACTGGCCATTGACGACTTCGTCGGACATCATTTTCCCCATCCTTTATTGATTCTGGGTGATATGTTTGAACTGGGAAAAGCTGAAGAAGCCGAACATCTGAAAATTGTTGAAAAACTGAAGAATACAGGAATAGACGATATCATTTTAACGGGAAAAGCATTTTACAAAGCCGGAGCCGGAACCCCCTGGAAAAGGTTTAAAACTACCGAAGAAGCCATCCGGTTTCTTCAGTCTCATCCGGTGAAAAACAGGCATATTTTAGTAAAAGGCTCACGGGGAATGGCATTGGAAAGTTTAATACAATATTTGTGA
- a CDS encoding anhydro-N-acetylmuramic acid kinase — MKKITALGIMSGSSLDGLDLAFCEFWQEKQKWKYRIAAADTIGYDEEWKMVLQESFSARGVRLIENHIAYGKFLGEKAAAFLQKNGLKPELIASHGHTIFHQPEKGFSFQLGDGQALATASGLTTVSDFRNKDIQYGGQGAPLVPVGDELLFGEYDYCINFGGIANISFREKEKRVAFDVCPANQLLNYLSRQTGKAYDKNGETAALGKLDKSLFDALNQVDFYRQPYPKSLSNEQVKALFIPLLDASEATVEDKLYTVVKHIAFQIAQAVKQAPGKSMLLTGGGARNGFLVEAIRQECPDKSVDVPDEITVDFKEALIFAFMGVLRYQGKINCLATATGATKDTSAGVIYEP, encoded by the coding sequence ATGAAAAAAATAACGGCACTGGGGATCATGTCGGGAAGTTCGCTGGATGGCCTGGACCTGGCATTTTGTGAATTCTGGCAGGAAAAACAAAAATGGAAATACCGCATCGCGGCTGCCGACACCATTGGGTATGACGAAGAATGGAAAATGGTATTACAGGAGAGTTTCTCTGCCCGGGGAGTTCGACTTATTGAAAACCATATTGCTTATGGAAAATTCCTGGGAGAGAAAGCTGCCGCTTTTTTGCAGAAAAACGGATTAAAACCGGAACTCATTGCTTCACACGGCCATACCATCTTTCACCAGCCGGAAAAAGGGTTTAGTTTTCAGCTGGGCGACGGACAGGCTTTGGCAACAGCTTCAGGATTGACTACCGTGAGCGATTTCCGGAACAAGGACATCCAATATGGCGGCCAGGGAGCTCCGCTGGTGCCTGTTGGCGATGAATTGCTTTTTGGCGAATATGACTATTGTATCAATTTCGGGGGCATTGCCAATATCTCTTTCCGGGAGAAAGAAAAACGGGTGGCATTTGATGTTTGTCCGGCTAACCAGCTACTCAATTACCTGAGCCGGCAAACCGGAAAAGCGTATGATAAAAACGGGGAAACCGCGGCCCTTGGAAAACTGGACAAATCCCTTTTCGATGCTTTGAATCAGGTTGATTTTTACCGGCAACCTTATCCTAAATCGTTGAGCAATGAACAGGTAAAAGCCCTTTTTATCCCGCTGCTTGATGCATCAGAGGCAACGGTGGAAGACAAACTTTACACCGTGGTGAAACACATTGCTTTTCAAATTGCACAAGCGGTAAAACAGGCACCCGGCAAAAGCATGCTTCTTACCGGTGGCGGTGCACGCAACGGATTTCTGGTAGAAGCCATCCGGCAGGAATGTCCGGATAAATCGGTTGATGTACCGGATGAGATTACCGTTGATTTTAAAGAAGCGCTAATCTTTGCTTTTATGGGAGTCCTGCGCTATCAGGGCAAAATAAACTGCTTGGCTACAGCTACGGGAGCCACAAAAGACACTTCTGCCGGAGTGATCTATGAACCCTGA
- the nhaD gene encoding sodium:proton antiporter NhaD — protein MTAFILMLIVFVLGYLAIALEGPIKVDKAASALLLGVIIWVVYIYGLPDVLNLGFSPAWKEFLKSSDLANFKHKYEGATLLAQMKYFITDHEVVQHLGDLAQILFFLLGAMTIVETVDQHEGFRVITDRIKTTNKVKLLWTVATIAFFLSAVLDNMTTTIVMIALLRKLIDDKKSRWFFASIIVIAANAGGAFSPIGDVTTIMLWIGGQITALDIIAMVFVPSVISLVIPLAVVSIYMRGHVEKPAEDKSDSFNTPQRERILMLVLGIGGLIFVPIFKELTDLPPYMGMLFSLGVIWVATEFIHKKGTEEDRRRFTVVGILKRVDIPTILFYLGILSAVAALESAGHLQLMAEYFDKHMHNIYAINGSIGLLSSIVDNVPLTAAAMGMYPIMTHAMVAASAEPAFMHHFMVNGAFWELLAYAAGTGGSILIIGSAAGVAAMALEKIDFIWYMKKIAWIALIGYFAGIAAYWLQNELIFHH, from the coding sequence ATGACAGCTTTTATACTGATGTTGATTGTTTTTGTGCTGGGCTACCTGGCCATAGCACTGGAAGGCCCCATAAAAGTGGATAAGGCGGCCTCGGCACTTTTGTTAGGTGTGATTATCTGGGTAGTTTATATTTACGGACTCCCCGATGTCCTTAACCTAGGATTTAGTCCGGCCTGGAAAGAGTTTCTGAAAAGCTCCGATCTGGCGAACTTTAAACACAAATACGAAGGTGCTACTCTGTTAGCCCAGATGAAATATTTCATTACCGATCACGAAGTGGTACAACATCTTGGTGATTTGGCACAAATTCTCTTTTTCTTGCTGGGTGCCATGACCATTGTGGAAACCGTAGACCAACACGAAGGTTTCCGGGTGATTACCGACCGTATTAAAACCACCAATAAAGTAAAATTGTTGTGGACAGTAGCTACTATCGCTTTCTTTTTGTCAGCTGTATTGGACAACATGACCACGACGATTGTAATGATTGCTTTGTTGCGGAAACTGATTGACGATAAGAAAAGCCGTTGGTTTTTTGCCAGTATCATTGTGATTGCTGCCAATGCCGGGGGTGCTTTCTCGCCCATTGGCGATGTGACGACCATTATGCTGTGGATTGGCGGACAAATTACAGCACTGGATATCATTGCGATGGTATTTGTTCCCAGTGTTATCAGCCTGGTTATTCCGCTGGCTGTGGTTTCTATTTACATGCGCGGGCATGTGGAAAAACCGGCAGAAGATAAAAGTGACAGCTTTAATACCCCGCAACGCGAAAGAATTCTGATGCTGGTTTTGGGTATTGGCGGATTAATTTTTGTTCCTATTTTTAAAGAATTAACCGATTTGCCTCCCTACATGGGAATGTTGTTCAGTTTAGGTGTTATCTGGGTAGCCACCGAATTTATTCATAAAAAAGGTACCGAAGAAGACCGCCGGCGGTTTACTGTGGTCGGTATCTTAAAAAGAGTGGATATTCCTACGATTCTGTTTTATCTTGGTATTTTGTCGGCCGTTGCTGCACTGGAATCCGCTGGTCATTTACAGTTAATGGCAGAATATTTTGACAAACACATGCATAATATTTATGCCATCAACGGATCTATCGGATTGCTGTCGTCTATTGTAGATAATGTGCCGCTTACTGCTGCTGCCATGGGAATGTATCCGATTATGACCCATGCGATGGTGGCTGCTTCAGCTGAACCTGCTTTTATGCACCATTTTATGGTGAATGGCGCTTTCTGGGAACTGTTGGCTTATGCTGCCGGTACCGGTGGAAGTATCCTGATCATTGGTTCTGCTGCCGGAGTAGCTGCTATGGCTCTCGAAAAAATCGATTTTATCTGGTACATGAAAAAAATAGCCTGGATTGCTTTGATTGGTTATTTTGCCGGTATTGCAGCTTATTGGTTGCAAAACGAATTGATTTTCCATCACTAG
- the nhaD gene encoding sodium:proton antiporter NhaD — translation MFTFTLMVVIFILGYTAIALENPLQIDKAASALLLGVLVWGIYLLDVSNILSLGFSDAWAHFSHSTMMQDFVKTHPEATMLEKMRYFVVDNQIIEHLGDISEILFFLLGAMTIVETVDQHQGFKLITDKITTTSKVKLLWILSVLTFFMSAVLDNLTTTIVIVTLLNKLVDDKKTRWFFASMVVIAANAGGAFSPIGDVTTIMLWIGGQVTAANIIAMVFVPSVFNMLFPLAIVSIYMRGTIKRPKLDETETAAFTTPGERKLLLIMGIGALVFVPILKTLTHLPPYMGMLFGLSIIWITTELIHKNKSAEDRRKLSVVGVLKKVDIPTIFFFLGILSAVAALESAGHLALASHWLDKNVHNIYGINAAIGLLSSIVDNVPLTAGAMGMYPVLTHAMVEGHPYLHHFVQDGAFWELLAYAAGTGGSILIIGSAAGVAAMALEKIDFIWYMKKISWLALIGYFGGIFIYWLQDLILFHM, via the coding sequence ATGTTTACTTTCACCTTGATGGTGGTGATTTTTATCCTCGGATATACCGCCATAGCTTTAGAAAACCCGCTGCAGATAGACAAAGCAGCTTCGGCCCTTTTGCTGGGCGTATTGGTGTGGGGAATTTACCTGTTGGATGTTTCCAATATCCTTTCGCTTGGTTTCAGCGATGCCTGGGCGCACTTTAGTCACAGTACAATGATGCAGGACTTCGTAAAAACGCATCCGGAAGCAACCATGCTGGAGAAGATGCGTTATTTCGTTGTGGATAACCAGATTATTGAACATCTGGGCGATATTAGTGAAATCCTTTTCTTCCTGTTGGGTGCTATGACCATTGTGGAAACTGTAGACCAACACCAGGGATTTAAACTGATTACCGACAAAATTACCACCACAAGCAAGGTAAAACTTTTGTGGATCCTGAGTGTCCTCACCTTTTTCATGTCGGCAGTGCTGGATAACCTGACCACAACCATTGTTATTGTTACCCTTTTGAACAAATTGGTGGACGACAAGAAAACCCGTTGGTTCTTTGCCAGTATGGTAGTTATTGCAGCCAATGCAGGTGGCGCTTTTTCACCGATCGGCGACGTAACCACCATTATGCTGTGGATTGGCGGACAGGTAACAGCAGCCAACATTATTGCCATGGTATTTGTTCCAAGTGTTTTCAATATGCTTTTCCCGCTGGCCATTGTTTCAATTTATATGCGGGGAACCATTAAAAGACCCAAACTGGATGAAACCGAGACGGCAGCATTTACCACTCCCGGTGAAAGAAAACTGTTGCTGATTATGGGAATCGGTGCTTTGGTATTCGTTCCTATTCTGAAAACCCTGACCCATTTGCCTCCTTACATGGGCATGTTGTTTGGTCTGAGTATTATCTGGATTACGACCGAATTAATTCATAAAAATAAATCGGCAGAAGACCGTCGTAAACTTTCTGTGGTAGGTGTTCTGAAAAAAGTGGATATCCCGACGATCTTCTTCTTCCTCGGTATTCTGTCGGCAGTGGCTGCACTCGAGTCGGCCGGACATTTGGCATTGGCCAGCCACTGGTTGGACAAAAACGTTCATAACATTTACGGAATCAATGCCGCCATTGGTTTGTTATCATCCATTGTAGACAATGTACCGCTTACTGCCGGAGCTATGGGAATGTATCCTGTTCTGACCCATGCAATGGTCGAAGGACATCCGTATCTGCATCATTTTGTTCAGGATGGTGCTTTCTGGGAACTGTTGGCTTATGCTGCCGGTACCGGTGGAAGTATCCTGATCATTGGTTCTGCTGCCGGAGTAGCTGCCATGGCTCTCGAAAAAATCGATTTTATCTGGTATATGAAAAAGATCAGCTGGTTGGCTTTGATCGGATACTTTGGTGGTATCTTCATTTACTGGTTACAGGATTTAATTTTATTCCACATGTAA
- a CDS encoding MotA/TolQ/ExbB proton channel family protein, with the protein MIPALLLQLHETAQALTPEAAKGEITLPIIQLVIKGGWIMAILGVLSIIAVYIFIERYLVISRAAREDKNFMNNIRSFILAGKLDSAKALCQTNNSPIGRMIEKGLLRLGKPLNDINAAIENVGKLEISKLEKNVAGLATIAGAAPMLGFLGTVIGMIRAFYDMSMAGNNIDIQLLSTGIYQAMITTVGGLIVGITAYIFYNVLVARIQKVVYILEIRTSEFMDLLHEPAKK; encoded by the coding sequence ATGATACCAGCGCTTCTTCTTCAACTTCATGAAACCGCACAAGCCCTGACCCCGGAAGCAGCCAAAGGCGAAATTACGCTTCCGATAATCCAACTGGTCATCAAAGGAGGGTGGATTATGGCCATTTTGGGCGTTCTTTCGATTATTGCCGTATATATTTTTATCGAAAGATACCTGGTCATCAGCCGGGCGGCACGCGAAGACAAAAACTTCATGAACAACATTCGTTCATTTATTCTTGCCGGGAAGCTGGATTCGGCCAAAGCATTGTGTCAAACCAACAATTCACCCATTGGAAGAATGATCGAAAAAGGGTTGCTCCGTCTCGGCAAACCGCTCAACGATATTAACGCCGCCATCGAAAATGTGGGAAAGCTGGAAATTTCCAAACTGGAAAAAAATGTAGCCGGACTAGCTACCATTGCCGGCGCAGCTCCCATGCTCGGTTTTTTGGGTACCGTTATCGGGATGATTCGTGCTTTTTATGACATGTCGATGGCAGGGAACAATATTGACATCCAGTTGCTGTCTACCGGAATCTATCAGGCTATGATTACCACGGTAGGCGGTTTGATCGTTGGTATCACGGCTTACATTTTTTACAACGTGCTGGTAGCCCGCATTCAAAAGGTGGTTTACATTTTAGAAATCCGGACATCCGAATTTATGGACTTACTCCACGAACCGGCTAAAAAGTAA
- a CDS encoding ExbD/TolR family protein, translated as MAIETRNKIDSSFSMASMSDLVFLLLIFFMLTSTLVAPNAIKLLLPSSNSKTMAKQSLSVYINKERHFFIGDKPVAPAQLEEKLYNRIKTDPKATIVLRADKSVPVQDIVTVIDAINQINRQYHTKHKMILATRPNK; from the coding sequence ATGGCTATAGAAACAAGAAATAAGATCGATTCCAGTTTCAGCATGGCATCCATGTCTGACCTGGTTTTTTTGCTGTTAATCTTCTTTATGCTAACGTCCACCCTGGTGGCTCCCAATGCCATCAAATTATTACTCCCGTCGAGTAACAGCAAAACCATGGCCAAACAAAGTTTGTCGGTTTATATCAACAAGGAACGCCATTTTTTTATTGGAGACAAACCGGTGGCTCCGGCCCAACTTGAAGAAAAACTTTATAACCGGATAAAAACCGACCCCAAGGCCACCATTGTTTTAAGAGCAGACAAATCTGTTCCGGTTCAGGATATCGTTACTGTAATTGACGCCATTAATCAAATTAACCGGCAATACCACACGAAACACAAAATGATTTTGGCAACCCGTCCGAACAAATAA
- a CDS encoding energy transducer TonB family protein has product MNWDKDKSKALAGTILFHALVLVLLVFMALRTPLPLPGEQGVEVNLGSSNVGLGQKATMVPRKKQHPKTLSKPVSKPAAHQPKPQNTPSKEKNLTQNIEKAPALPPKKNQVKKKTKKTAKKKPPKKTVSPAKKTAQKTDTSKSKPVTPPKPVVNPRALFKVAPGTNNQSQGIKPGSGDMGKPHGFKESNQYQGQGGAGHGISFSLGNRGAKFLDKPAAKFSEQGTVVVRIEVNPKGEVVNARVYAKGTTVVSEQLRRLAVQSAKNSVFSADPSAPAIQVGTITYHFILKR; this is encoded by the coding sequence ATGAACTGGGATAAAGACAAAAGTAAAGCACTGGCAGGCACCATTCTATTTCATGCGCTGGTATTGGTTTTACTTGTATTTATGGCTTTACGCACGCCTTTGCCATTACCCGGAGAACAAGGAGTAGAAGTTAACCTGGGAAGCAGCAATGTTGGTCTGGGACAAAAAGCCACCATGGTTCCCAGGAAAAAACAACATCCCAAAACCCTTTCAAAACCGGTTTCAAAGCCGGCAGCTCATCAACCCAAACCGCAAAACACCCCATCGAAAGAGAAAAATCTGACGCAAAATATTGAAAAAGCACCGGCTTTGCCTCCAAAGAAAAACCAGGTAAAGAAGAAAACCAAAAAAACCGCGAAGAAAAAACCACCGAAAAAAACCGTCAGTCCGGCGAAAAAAACGGCACAAAAAACGGACACTTCGAAAAGCAAACCTGTCACCCCGCCAAAGCCGGTAGTCAACCCACGGGCTTTATTCAAAGTGGCACCCGGCACCAACAACCAAAGCCAGGGCATAAAACCCGGTTCCGGCGATATGGGTAAACCCCACGGATTTAAAGAAAGTAACCAATATCAGGGACAAGGTGGTGCCGGTCATGGTATCTCATTCAGTCTTGGAAACCGCGGGGCAAAATTTCTGGATAAACCGGCCGCAAAATTTTCTGAACAAGGAACGGTTGTGGTACGTATAGAAGTAAATCCAAAAGGCGAAGTGGTCAATGCCCGCGTGTACGCCAAGGGAACCACCGTAGTAAGCGAACAACTACGGCGTCTGGCTGTACAATCGGCCAAAAACTCGGTTTTCAGTGCCGACCCGTCAGCTCCGGCCATTCAGGTCGGAACCATTACTTATCATTTTATTTTGAAAAGATAA
- a CDS encoding bifunctional folylpolyglutamate synthase/dihydrofolate synthase, with product MNYEETIQWLFSRLPMYQRVGKSAYKADLSGTLALLKALGNPQEHFKVIHVAGTNGKGSVSHIIASVLQQAGYKTGLYTSPHLRDFRERIRINGSMIPRESVMDFVDKNKKAFDRIEPSFFEMTVGMAYDYFAEEKVDFAVLETGMGGRLDSTNVSNPVLSVITHIDFDHTQFLGDTLEKIAAEKAGIIKEGIPVVIGRRQAETVPVFEKKAAEKNSELIFAEDHVELKPLHTAKPLEKHYDIWLDNQLIIEDFNSPLLGNYQSENMATALQAIELLNQKKIIQTDYATIRDGLENTIKNTHLAGRWQIINKNPLTIVDTGHNRDGLLAIRQQLQETDYRNLHFVLGMVSDKSHDGLLQLLPKKATYYFCKADIPRGLDAEILKEKAFKTGLNGNSYPSVMHAYQSAVNNAGPNDLVFVGGSTFVVAEVI from the coding sequence ATGAATTACGAAGAGACCATTCAATGGCTTTTCAGCCGTTTGCCCATGTACCAACGCGTAGGAAAATCAGCTTACAAAGCCGACCTTTCCGGCACTTTAGCCTTATTAAAAGCTTTGGGAAATCCTCAGGAACATTTTAAAGTCATACACGTGGCCGGCACCAACGGCAAAGGAAGTGTTTCTCATATTATTGCTTCCGTTTTACAGCAAGCCGGTTACAAAACAGGGCTTTATACGTCACCCCATCTGCGCGATTTTCGTGAACGGATCCGGATTAACGGATCGATGATCCCCCGCGAAAGCGTGATGGATTTTGTGGACAAAAACAAAAAAGCTTTCGACCGGATAGAACCCTCTTTTTTTGAAATGACTGTGGGCATGGCTTACGATTATTTTGCTGAAGAAAAGGTGGATTTTGCGGTATTGGAAACCGGTATGGGCGGACGACTTGATTCAACCAATGTCTCAAATCCCGTACTTTCGGTCATTACGCACATTGATTTTGATCACACGCAATTTCTTGGTGATACACTGGAAAAAATTGCCGCTGAAAAAGCCGGAATTATCAAAGAAGGTATTCCTGTGGTTATCGGTCGCCGGCAGGCAGAAACCGTTCCTGTTTTTGAGAAAAAAGCGGCTGAAAAAAACAGCGAACTGATTTTTGCTGAAGATCATGTAGAACTAAAACCCCTTCACACCGCAAAACCGCTCGAAAAACATTACGACATCTGGTTGGATAACCAATTGATTATCGAAGACTTCAACAGTCCGTTACTCGGAAACTATCAGTCGGAAAACATGGCTACAGCCCTGCAAGCCATAGAATTACTAAACCAAAAGAAGATTATTCAAACCGACTACGCCACTATCCGCGACGGATTAGAAAACACAATAAAAAATACTCACCTGGCCGGTCGCTGGCAAATCATCAACAAAAATCCATTGACTATCGTAGATACCGGTCACAATCGCGACGGACTACTGGCCATCCGGCAACAGCTACAGGAAACCGATTACCGGAATCTGCATTTTGTGTTGGGCATGGTTTCTGACAAAAGCCATGACGGTCTGCTTCAGTTGCTTCCGAAAAAGGCCACTTATTATTTCTGCAAAGCCGATATTCCACGCGGACTGGATGCCGAAATACTGAAAGAAAAAGCTTTTAAAACCGGACTCAATGGCAACAGCTATCCTTCTGTCATGCATGCCTACCAGTCAGCAGTAAACAATGCCGGCCCGAACGATCTGGTTTTTGTAGGGGGAAGTACATTTGTAGTAGCCGAAGTCATTTAA